The sequence TTTGGTTCCTATGATTGTAGCATCCAAAGTAAAAGTCAACGCCTTGGTCTCGATTATAGTTGTACTCATAGGAGGAGCACTATGGGGGGTCGCGGGCATGTTTTTATCCATTCCTTTAACGGCCATTGCCAAAGTAATCTTCGACCGGGTTGATAAACTCAAACCCTTTGGTTTTTTAATTGGAGATACTATGCCAGATATCGGTAAAGCCATTTTTCACTTTAACCGTATAAAAAAAGAACCTAAACCTGTTATTAAACCTGAAACCGAAACGTTAACTAATACCAAGTAAAAACAGACAAATGATAAAAGATAAACTTATTTACAAAATTTTATTGGCAGTTGTTTTAATGCCTGTCATCTTATTTGCCATGTATTGCGGCTTTAATATTCACCAGTTGGTAGAAGAACGGTCGCAAATTAAAAAAGATTACAGCGAAATAAACAGTATTAAAAACGGCCTGTTTTCAGTAGACATATGGCGTTCGCATATCACCGACATTATGGATGAGCAGATCGACGCTTTTGATCTTACAGACATGCAGGAAGATACTTTAAAAATTGCTTTGAATAAAGTACTTAACTCGGTGGTAACAAAAGCCAACGACATGGTGAATAAAAAACAAACCAAACTTGACAAAAAAATAAAACAATTCGCTATCCGTCAGGTGGTGGACGTAGACAAGGTACGTGCAAAAGTTCCGGAGTTTTCGCAAACTATTATTGACGAACTAAAAAAACCCAGTAATAAACAAAGATTAAAATTTTTAGCCAAAGACAAATTTACAGAGATGGCTAAAAAAACACACGATAGTATAAGCAATGAAGAAGTGGTTCGCCAATTACTGAATAAATATCAAGCCAACACCGTGGCAGAATTTAATATGATCTCTAATTTAAAAGTTCAGCAACTGCAACAAACAAGTTACAACTACACTTACATGATGGTGATCTGCCTGTTCTTCTTTCTTGTTTTATGGCTGCTTCTCAGAAACCAAACACCTTTGCACACGCCTCTTTTTGTAATGTCGGTACTGTTAGGATTGGTAGTTCTATTGATTGGTCTTATCGCACCAATGATTGAAATAGATGCCCGGATTAAAGAGTTCGATTTTATGCTGATTGGAAAATCACTGATCTTTACCGACCAGGTTATTTTTTATCAGAGTAAAAGTATTCTCGATGTAGTACACATTTTAATAGCCACCGGAAAAGCAGATTCAATACTGGTAGGTTCGTTGATCTTAATTTTCAGTGTGGTCTTCCCTATTACCAAATTGATCTGTACTAAAATTTACCTTTTAGGAAGCGATAAAGTGAGAGAAAACAAATTCCTTAGCTGGTTTGCATTTAAGTCAGGAAAATGGTCGATGGCTGACGTAATGGTTGTGGCCATATTTATGTCTTACATTGGTTTTAAAGGAATTCTGGACACCCAAATGGCGGTACTGAATATGAAAAAAAATACACTTGCCACTATAGCCACTAATGAAACGTCGTTGCAACCTGGTGTGATCTTATTTGTGAGTTATGTACTTTATGGCTTAGTTCTTGGCGTGATTCTTAAGAAAATCACTTACAAAGAAAAAATCATTGACATTGATAAACTTCGTTTTATCCGCAGAAAGAAAGTGGTTCTGACTGAAGTACCTAAAATAAATAACGATCCTGCAAAATAATCGCCGGATATCCATTTAGGTAATCATGACTCCGGGGCCCACCCCTTACGAAGCTTTTATACAAAAGAAGCTCCTTTAATTTCTTTCCGTTAAAACAGTTAAAGTCTGTTTGGCACAAACAGTGTATACTACTAAATATACCTGTTGGGAAATTTCTTGTTGAATATTATGCAATTGTTTATTTTAGGCTCAGCAAACACCCAATAGTTTTCATGAACCTGATTCACTTAGCTTTATTTATTCTTTTAATTTCGGTCTTTTCCTGTAAACCCATGGCAACAACACAATCAACTCTACAAAATGAAAATGTAAAAGGACATTTTTTTTTAAAAGAGATGTACAACGACAGTTATTTCCCTACTCTATGCGTGAACAAAGGTAAAGACATTTTAATTGACCTGTGTTTTCAAATTGAAGCGCAACAACCGGCGAATTTAGATGCGCTTTACAAATTGACACATGCTTCAACCGAAAAATTTAACGACCTTCAGGAGCTGTTCGAAGAAAATGGCAGTGAGATAGAAACAGCAGCAAGAGAAAATATTGCAGCGGATTTTGAATTTATTGCTAAAAGCTACGGATTTACAGAGGCTGACGTGGAAGAATTAATTGCGCCAAGAGAGTGGTAATTTATATCTTGATATCAACCGAATTTTTTTTATAGCCCCCTTATAAATTCCTTACCCAAAAAAACCAGGAATGCTAAAGCGCATCTTAACAACACTGTTAGTTACCTTGATTTTGTCAAACACACAGGCGCAAAAATTAATTGGCCTGGGATTAGGCTATGATTGGGCTGAATCGTTCAGTTCAAATCCGGCTTACGCTAATAAGGACATTGATATTAGCTTTTCAAACTCCTGGAATGACTTTGTTTTGGAGGGCCGCGAAGCTTTAAGATACATGGAAGGTTTTGAAACGATCCGCTATAACACCTACGTTTTGGCAGGTTTCACAACCTTAAAAGACAGACATTTTGTGTTTGACTTTCTCGGCGGGCCTTGTTTTACTTTTGTAAATGAAAAAGCCGGAAGAGCAACCTATCATTACATAAACCAGGTAAATTTAAGTGGCAAAACAAGTTTGTCTTTGAGGTTAAGTAAAAAGAACAATCTCTTTGTGGGTCTTGCCTGTTTATTTTCGACATACCGTTATATTTCTCCCGCCCGCTTCAATGGAAAAGAAACAAGAGGCTACACCGGTTCCCTCTTGATTTCCCTCACCTACTGTTTTTTAAAGGAGTCGCCATAAAATAAATACAGCAATTCAGATAAATAAATTTTGCTTAATTTAAAGCTATGTACGTACTTGAAAAGCTACTTCTAACATCATTCGAAAAACAGCAAGTAGTAAGACTCTGGAACAAAGAATATCCAAAGTCTTTAAACTTTGCGGATGACCAGGGATTTGATCAGTACCTGAAAACTTTGTCAAATCCACAGCATTACCTTTTAACAAGTGAAAGCAAAGAAATTCTAGGTTGGGCAAGCAAATTCTCCCGCGAAGGAACAACCTGGTTTGCCATTATTCTAGACGACAAAATTCAGGGCAAAGGCTATGGATCTAAGATTCTAACTGCGATACAGAAAAACGAAACTGCTTTGCATGCCTGGGTAATTGATAAAGACAATGCGTTAAAAGCAAATGGAACGTTTTATAAATCTCCCCTGGATTTTTATTTAAAACAGAAGTTCGAAGTTCATTCCCAGATAAGACTAGAGACGGAAAAACTGTCAGCAGTTAAAATTGTCTGGAGCAGTTGAGATTCTGTGAATCTGCGTTTTAGCAATAAACAAGGCGAGTTTTCGTTCAGTATTTATGAAGAACATAAAACCCTTTTTAAGGATCATTCCGGAAATTATCCTGATTTTAATAGTTATATTTTACTGGCAGGACGCGGGTCTGAGAAATCCTGTTGCCCCGGTTTTAATGGGACTACTGCTAATGCAATTACTTCTCCGCCGAAAAACATCAGGACTCATTGTCTCATGTATCTTTCTGTTTTTAAGTTTGTGGATGGTACTGGCTTGTTTGTCTGATGCCATGAAAATAGAAGAGATGAACCATAAAGCATGGACGTTTTTGTTCTTTGGTATCGGATTTTTGAGCCTTCTTGGTATTTCATCAACACTTATGTTTGTGAAATACGTAAACCAAAAAGAACTTAAAAATCTGCAAACGAATTAAACAGCAGCTTCCTTATTATATTTCCCTTTGTATTCTATCGGAGACATACCCGTAATCTTCCGGAAAACCTCTCGAAAAGCTTTTACGTCTGAATAGCCGACTTCATACATCACTTCATTAATAGTTTTATTACTTGCTTCCAGAGCTTTTTTAGCAGATTCAATCTTTAATCTTTGTGCATATTCCAAAGGTGTGTTGCCTGTAGCCTTAATAAACCGGCGGTCAAAATTTCTCCTTCCAACTGCAAATTTAGACGACAGATATTCTACCGATATTTTTTCATCCAGGTGATTTTCCATATAAGCCTGGGCTTTTTTTACCGTTTCATCACCATGAGCCTTCTGCCCTGTAAAAATTGAAAATGGCGATTGACTTTGTCTTTCAATTTCAATCTGAAAAACTTTTGCGCAGAAAATAGCTGTTCTCCTGTCGTAATATTTTTCTATCAGGTAGATCATAAGATTAAGAAAGGAATATGCGCCACCATTTGTATAAATGCCTTTTTCATCCGTAATAATTTTATCCGTCTGCAAATTTATTTGCGGATACAGTTTTTTAAAATCATCGGCTGCTGACCAGTGCGTAGAACAGCTCATTCCATCTAAAAGTCCTGAGGAAGCAAGTATAAAAGCGCCTGTACAAATACTTGCAATCTCAGAACCTTCCTTGTGTTTTTTGGTGATCCAGGAAATAAGAGTTTTATTTTGCAGCAAGGCTTCCTTATAATTATGATTTAATGAAGGAATAATAACAAGGTCTGTCTTTTTTATCTCTGAAAGTGCAATATGTGGTTTCACCGTAAATAGCCCTTCGTAAAAATCTACTTTCTTAGAAACACCCGCCACCTGTATTTTAAAAACATCTTTCTTACCATTTTTTTTGTAGTAGTCGTTTGCTCTTGAAAAAAGTTTGTAAGCGCCCACAATACTACTTAAATTATTTTCTCCTTCGGGAACGACAATAGTAAGATGTTTCATGTTTGAAATTTCACATAAAGATAGAAATTCAGCTTGTCCGAATCAACCCGCTACAATGTCTATTTTACACCCCTCAATTCCCCCTCTTTCGCCCTAATTTTGTGATAGGAATATTCACTAAAACACAAAACACATGACTGCTATTGATGTAATGGTAAAAATGGTACAAGACAGATGGTTGGCCTTGCTAAAAAATTTCGACCGGGATCTTGATTTGCTTACAGATGAGCAATTACAAAAAGAGATTGCGCCGGGCAAAAACCGTGGAGTTTATTTGTTAGGGCATCTTTTAGCAGTACACGACGAAATGATCGTTCTCTTAGGTTTCGGCGATAAACTTTACCCCGAATTGCATGAAGCGTTTCTTAAGTCACCAGATAAAGCCATAAGCACGATCCCCTCTGCAAAAGAGCTTAGAGCTTTATGGACAAAACACAAAGAATTTTTAAATCAAAGAATAAGCGGTCTTAAAACTGCACAATGGTTTGAGAAGCACACGGCAGTTTCAGAAGAAGATTTCAATAAAGAACCGCACCGTAATAAGTTAAACATTCTTCTTACAAGAGCAAGTCACCTCGCTTACCACGCCGGACAATTCGTTCTGCTTAAATAGTTCCTTTAAAATTTATGAAAAAACTCATTCTTTTCAGTCTGCTCAGCCTGCCAGCTTTCACAAACTTTACCTGCTATACCCAAACAAACGCAATAAGTCAAAAAGATAAACCTATGAAAACAGAAGATTACACAGCTACGTTAATTGTAGATAATAGTTCAACCCAGGCCTTTACTGCCATAAAAAATTTCCGCGCCTGGTGGTCAGAAGAAATTGAAGGTCCCACTGATCAGCTAAATCAAACATTTTTCTATCACTACAAAGACATTCACTTATGTAAAATAAAACTGGTAGAAAGCATTCCTGATAAGAAATTGGTTTACGAAGTGATGGAAAACGAGTTCAGTTTTACCAAGGACAAAACAGAATGGATTGGCACCAGATTAATTTTCGACATCACAAAAGAAGGAGATAAAACAAAAATTGTTTTTACCCATAAAGGCTTAGTACCGGCATATGAATGTTACAAAGTTTGTAACGACGCCTGGACCGGCTATATGAACAACAGTCTTTACAAGTTGATTACAACGGGCAAAGGCGAACCAAACCCTAAAGACGGAGAAGGGTTTAACGCAGAACTCGCCGAAAAATGGAAGTTGAATCACTAAAGCATGTGCCCGCATTTTCAAAATACACATAACGTTTCAACGAGCAGCTATCTGCTGACACTGGCTAAAGACCTTCTGAATTTATCAGGAGGTCTTTTTATATTAAAGACTTTCTAAGATACTTAGGGGTGTTAAGAATTATTTTTACCTTGAGCAGACTAATTTTAACACTTCAATGAATAAACTTATCTGGATTACTTTGGCATTTCTTTCAGGAGCTTTTTTACCCATACAGGCCGGGTTAAATTCGAGGCTGGGAAAAACTTTAGAAAGCCCTGTATATGCTGCATTTTTTAGCTTCGTGGTAGGCACACTTGCCCTTGGCGCTTATATTTTATTTACAAAGCAAAGCATTTCTTTAACCGGCATTAAAGAAGCACCGCGCTATATCTGGCTCGGAGGCTTGCTCGGCGCGTTTTACGTAACCGTAATCATTCTTGCTTTTCCAATTTTAGGTCCGGGTTTAACCTTCGGTCTCATTGTGGCTGGACAAATGCTCATTTCCATGGTACTGGAACACTTCAATATTTTAGTGGCACAGCAACATCCGGTTAACTACATGAAACTTTTAGGAATTCTGCTCGTTATAACGGGTGTAGTAATCATCAGAAAATACTAGCTAACCTTGCATGACCACCAGGACAACCGTTATAAGTCTTATTGCTCTTTTACTCCTGATTATAAAACTACGGAAAGACTTTAGAAAAGACAGAGACCTACATGAACGTGCAAAAATTTACCAAACCCTTATCTTAAGCGTTCTTGTATTTTTTAACGCTACCTCCATTTATCATCTCCTCTGGGTAGTGGTGAATCTAAAAACGGTAGTATCGGGCTATACGATGAGCGTTGGGATGCTGACCGGATCTTTGCAGTTTGCACTTTTTGTACTAAAACTTTTATGTACCGTAGGTGTTTTTATTTTATGCTTTTTAATGTCAGGCAGAAACGAAAAAGCAAGAAAAGTATTTTTTTACGCCCTGCCTCTACTCTGCCTGAGCGGCTTATTTCATTTTTACACCAACTCCCTGGTCTTTGGCAATGCTTTTGGCCTGGCATTTCCCAACATGCTTATGATCGCACTGTTCGTTTATATAGGTTTAACGATCCTTACTCTTTTAATTTACAGATCCCCTTTTATGAAAGCATTTTTCCATGCGAATGCTGAATCTCCCAACGATAAAGAAGATGAGATTTTAGATGATATGGATCTGTCCGAAGAATCCTAACTATTTTTGTGGTATCGACCTGAAATTTTTAAAAAGCAAAAAAAATCGGGATTGTAATTTGGCATACTAGCAGTTACAGCCCTCTCTAGGGTTGAACGCGGGTCGCTTTAAGCTTTATAACCATCGCACAAAGCAGGAAAAAAGATTCTGGCAAAGTTCCTAAATGCATTTTTTTAATGTGCCTGAACTTTGTATCTTTTCAAAAAAAATTCAGTTATCAAAATAAATGCCTGGCTGGCTAAATAAAGAATGAGATTAAATTTACTAGTAATTGGTTTTATTATCTTTTGTTATTTTCCCCTATTGGGTCAGGTCGACTCCTTGTCGGAACTCAGCACCACAGAAACCATTTACACAGCCAATCCAAAAATTAAAACACTTAACCTCGATTTAAGCAATCCTGAAGAAGTGGAATTGGTTCTTAAAAAAATTCACACCTTTCGCTATTTGGAGTCTCTTACACTTGATGGAGAAGCCGATGAAAACACGCTAAAAAAATTATTTTACAGAGTCTCTGTTTTAAAAAATCTGAACAAAGTTACGTTCAGAGAAAACGAACTTAAAAAAATGCCCGAAACTATCAGCACACTTCGCAACCTGCAATCAATTACCATTGAGGGAAACACAAGCCTGGACTATTCGGACTTATGCTTCAAACTAAAAAGCCTTCCGCTAACTGAACTCAAACTCCTTGATAATGATATAAAGAAGACGCCACCCACCATCTCACAATTGACTTCGCTCAAAAAACTCACGATCTCCGGAAGCAACCAGCTGGATTATTCGGTACTGGTAGATCAACTCACCAAAGTTAAGGGCCTCACCACCTTGTCTATTCCGGTAAATTACATTTCAGAACTTCCAAAAAACATCGATCAGTTAAAAGCCTTGCAGGTACTCGATGTTAGTAATAACAACCTGACGGAACTCCCCAAAGAACTTTCTTCTTTAAAAGCAATTAATAAACTAAGTATCCAGGGTAACTTGTTAGTTGATCCGGCAAAAGATCTTGAAAATTTAAAAGACAATACTATCCAATACCTGGCCCTGGATAAAGAAATATCGGGTGAAGACCTTGAGCGCATAAAAAAAATGTTTCCTACCGCTCAAATCTATTTTCCACTTAACGAAGAGGAACCAAAAGAACCAGCAGCTGTTAAAGAGCAAACCGTTAGTCCACAACGGACAGGTGAACTCCGCGTAAAAAAAGAAGCCAGACTTTTATCGGGTGCTTATGCTCTTTATCCTGTGCTTTTTCAGCCCATAGTATACACTTTTGATACACTCACTTTTGAAGAACGTTACAAAGATCTCAGGTATGCAGGTACTTCCCGGATCATGCGTGCAGGGGTTATGGACGAGCCACCCTTTCATTTTCGTACACTACGTAACCGTGGTGAGGGAAAAGGAAAAAGAAAAGAGATTTGGTTTTACTTTCCTTTCGAAGGAGTTTTTCAGGAACTACGTGCATTCTCGGGCATGTATTGGGTTTACAAAGGCCCCTTGACAAAAAAACAATTTAAAAAAACTTATTTAAAAATAAGAAGGCGACCAAGCAGCGCTTACTTTTTTCCTCGTGTAAAAAGAAAATTTCCTATTGGATGGAACGACATTCGTGTGATCATTGATAAAAACAACAGCCAATTCACCATTCAACTTAAAAGCGATACTGGATTTTCTGAATTCACAGCTTGTCCCGTTTTTGCTTATATGGATCCTTATAAAAACACACAAACTTATACTAAAAAATATCTCCTGTATCAACGCTTTCTTCAAAGACGGAGTCAGAATTTTAAAAAACAGCAAGCGCGTGAAAAGGCTACTTATGATCGCAACTATAATAAGGTAAAGGAATACGCCTGGAAAGAACTGCAGCTAAGAATGAGTGATGAAGAAAAATTAATGTCGCAGGAAGACTGGCTTGAGTATTACGACAACATTGTAGCCAACGAAGAAGAAGCCATCAATGGCAGTTCGCTAAGTACACCCTTTATTTTAAGATCTCTGGCACTTAAAAGTTATGCCGCATTTGCAGAACCTACAAACCCTTCAACGGTAGCAACGCGAAGCAATACCGCTTTTTACAGAACAAAATCAGTGGAGGTTGATTTTATGAATGCCAACGGAGCAGGTAAACTGGCCGTTGCAAACATTATCGTGCTTGACTCAAAAAACAAACTTTATTACATGAACGCCGGTACACTCGGACTTCTGCCAAATACCCTCAGCTTGCAGCAATTTGCAGGTTACAAAATAATAATACAGATGCGAAATGGCGACTGGGGCGCGGTAGATACGGAAGAAATAGACAAACAAAACTTCGAATCCAGTGAAACCCTGCTCTTTAAAACCCAGGTTTTTGACAAGAATTTAGACACTATTGGCGATCTTTTACAAAGTAGTTTAAAGTAATTTTAGAAAACTGTATCTTTTTGTCCCCCTTTTCAGTTATCACTTAAAACGCACCCTTAAATGCCTTTGATATGAATGAAATTATAAGCCCATATCACCAGAACAAAGAGCAGATTGAGCAGGAACAAGTTCTTATAGCAGCAGCTAAAAAAAACTCTTCCAGGTTCGCTGGTCTTTATAAAAAATACTATGAGCAGATCTTTCTGTTCATTTTAAAAAGAGTTGAATCTGAAGACACGGCTGCAGACGTGACTTCTCAGGTCTTTTTAAAAGCCCTCACTAACCTTAGCAAATACAAGGATATGGGATTTCCCTTTTCATCGTGGTTGTTTCGTATTGCACGCAACGAAATATATGATATGTACCGCGACAAAAAAATCGACCTCGTAGTAAGCATCGAAAAGAAAGG is a genomic window of Sphingobacteriaceae bacterium containing:
- a CDS encoding paraquat-inducible protein A → MIKDKLIYKILLAVVLMPVILFAMYCGFNIHQLVEERSQIKKDYSEINSIKNGLFSVDIWRSHITDIMDEQIDAFDLTDMQEDTLKIALNKVLNSVVTKANDMVNKKQTKLDKKIKQFAIRQVVDVDKVRAKVPEFSQTIIDELKKPSNKQRLKFLAKDKFTEMAKKTHDSISNEEVVRQLLNKYQANTVAEFNMISNLKVQQLQQTSYNYTYMMVICLFFFLVLWLLLRNQTPLHTPLFVMSVLLGLVVLLIGLIAPMIEIDARIKEFDFMLIGKSLIFTDQVIFYQSKSILDVVHILIATGKADSILVGSLILIFSVVFPITKLICTKIYLLGSDKVRENKFLSWFAFKSGKWSMADVMVVAIFMSYIGFKGILDTQMAVLNMKKNTLATIATNETSLQPGVILFVSYVLYGLVLGVILKKITYKEKIIDIDKLRFIRRKKVVLTEVPKINNDPAK
- a CDS encoding AraC family transcriptional regulator, with the translated sequence MKHLTIVVPEGENNLSSIVGAYKLFSRANDYYKKNGKKDVFKIQVAGVSKKVDFYEGLFTVKPHIALSEIKKTDLVIIPSLNHNYKEALLQNKTLISWITKKHKEGSEIASICTGAFILASSGLLDGMSCSTHWSAADDFKKLYPQINLQTDKIITDEKGIYTNGGAYSFLNLMIYLIEKYYDRRTAIFCAKVFQIEIERQSQSPFSIFTGQKAHGDETVKKAQAYMENHLDEKISVEYLSSKFAVGRRNFDRRFIKATGNTPLEYAQRLKIESAKKALEASNKTINEVMYEVGYSDVKAFREVFRKITGMSPIEYKGKYNKEAAV
- a CDS encoding ATPase; protein product: MKTEDYTATLIVDNSSTQAFTAIKNFRAWWSEEIEGPTDQLNQTFFYHYKDIHLCKIKLVESIPDKKLVYEVMENEFSFTKDKTEWIGTRLIFDITKEGDKTKIVFTHKGLVPAYECYKVCNDAWTGYMNNSLYKLITTGKGEPNPKDGEGFNAELAEKWKLNH
- a CDS encoding heat-shock protein; the encoded protein is MNEIISPYHQNKEQIEQEQVLIAAAKKNSSRFAGLYKKYYEQIFLFILKRVESEDTAADVTSQVFLKALTNLSKYKDMGFPFSSWLFRIARNEIYDMYRDKKIDLVVSIEKKGVGEMIAEMGTEDKEDHSKLYLALGHLDESEMELIELRFFEKRHFKEIGEILEITENNAKVRTYRVLDKLKKLLKNER